A stretch of Aphanothece sacrum FPU1 DNA encodes these proteins:
- a CDS encoding NAD-dependent epimerase/dehydratase family protein, whose amino-acid sequence MTEQKEKKQLDKIAVIGCGYVGKAAASYWHQQGHFVTGTTTREEKVSELEKFTDQTIILTGDNLSAIESVIENQDTILVSVAPISDHQVDAETYGKTYLPTSKNLVTALSNNQTVKQIIYISSGSVYGDKKGDWVGQQPTVNRSTDVTGA is encoded by the coding sequence ATGACAGAACAGAAAGAAAAGAAACAATTAGATAAAATAGCGGTGATTGGTTGTGGTTATGTGGGAAAAGCAGCGGCCAGTTATTGGCATCAACAAGGACATTTTGTCACAGGAACTACCACCAGAGAGGAGAAAGTTTCAGAACTAGAAAAATTTACCGATCAAACAATTATTTTGACAGGAGATAATCTCTCGGCAATAGAATCAGTGATTGAGAATCAAGATACTATTTTAGTAAGTGTTGCCCCTATTAGTGATCATCAAGTTGATGCAGAAACTTATGGCAAAACCTATTTACCAACGTCTAAAAATCTTGTGACTGCATTGAGTAATAATCAGACGGTCAAACAAATTATTTATATTAGTAGTGGTTCAGTTTATGGGGATAAAAAAGGAGACTGGGTAGGTCAACAACCCACCGTTAATCGGAGTACCGATGTAACGGGGGCTTGA
- the tadA gene encoding tRNA adenosine(34) deaminase TadA — translation MFNYFHKLAYDNYYHWMGEALAIAQTAGESGDVPVGAVIVDNQNNLIATGANRKERDKDPTAHAEILAMRAASQILQSWHLNHCTLYVTLEPCPMCSGAIIQARLGLLVYGVDDPKSGTIRTVLNLPDSMASNHRLSVISGIRERECRQQLQDWFRQKRVGGDGVMG, via the coding sequence ATGTTTAACTATTTTCATAAGCTTGCTTATGACAATTATTATCATTGGATGGGAGAAGCATTAGCGATCGCTCAAACAGCAGGAGAGTCAGGAGATGTACCCGTAGGAGCAGTTATTGTCGATAATCAAAATAATTTAATCGCTACAGGGGCAAATCGCAAGGAAAGAGACAAAGATCCCACTGCTCATGCAGAAATCCTTGCTATGCGTGCTGCAAGTCAAATATTACAATCGTGGCATTTAAACCACTGTACCCTTTACGTAACCTTAGAACCCTGTCCTATGTGCAGTGGAGCAATTATTCAAGCTCGTCTAGGTTTACTTGTCTATGGGGTCGATGATCCTAAATCGGGGACGATTCGCACTGTGCTAAACTTACCCGATAGTATGGCTTCTAATCATCGTTTATCCGTTATCTCTGGTATTCGAGAACGAGAATGTCGTCAACAGTTACAAGATTGGTTTAGACAAAAAAGAGTGGGGGGTGATGGGGTGATGGGGTGA
- a CDS encoding IS607 family transposase: MSSFLTIKQAAEILGVSTKTVRRWDQNGKISSIRTPGGHRRFKSNELLNNTTKASATIGYARINPNQSEEQLNQQVFKLQTYCQERGWNCEIINDCGSGVDYSSKGLIRLIKLICHHKLERLVLSHKDRLLTLGADLVFTLCEIFGVEVVIINSTDEVALEDDLTNDLQDIIQLFNTRVYGSRNSHNTHLVKQLQQITKSLSS; this comes from the coding sequence ATGAGTAGCTTTCTAACAATTAAACAAGCTGCCGAAATTTTGGGTGTTAGCACCAAAACCGTTCGACGATGGGATCAAAATGGAAAAATTAGCTCTATTCGTACCCCTGGAGGACATCGACGCTTTAAGAGCAATGAGTTATTAAATAATACGACAAAAGCAAGTGCTACCATTGGTTATGCCAGAATTAACCCTAACCAGTCTGAAGAACAACTTAATCAGCAAGTTTTCAAACTGCAAACTTATTGCCAAGAAAGAGGCTGGAATTGCGAAATTATCAATGACTGTGGTAGTGGTGTTGACTATTCTAGTAAAGGACTTATTCGCTTAATTAAGTTAATTTGTCATCATAAACTAGAACGATTAGTGCTAAGTCATAAAGATCGACTTTTAACATTAGGGGCAGATTTAGTATTTACCCTCTGTGAAATTTTTGGTGTAGAAGTCGTCATCATTAATAGTACCGATGAAGTTGCCTTAGAAGATGATTTAACCAACGATTTACAAGATATCATCCAGTTGTTTAATACTCGTGTCTATGGTTCTCGTAACTCCCACAACACTCACTTAGTCAAACAACTACAACAGATTACCAAAAGTCTATCCAGCTAA
- a CDS encoding Uma2 family endonuclease → MLVTSSDTITWELLPEDFILDDEPVDNINQPSLAAALTESLELEQKLPLNCLTTTNYGICATLNGKFVIKAPDWAYIGQISVAREAVIRSYTPHRQGEIPMIVMEFLSDKEGIEYSSKRTFPPGKWFFYEQILQVPNYIIFEPDNGTLEVHRLDNSKLYELQSPNENNRYWIEEIGLFLGVWSGKRENREGYWLRWWNQEGNLLLWGTERVQQEQEAKELAQQQAIQAQQQAIQAQQQAIQEREAKEAALKRLEELENRLREAGIDLI, encoded by the coding sequence ATGCTGGTAACATCTTCTGACACGATAACCTGGGAATTACTCCCCGAAGACTTCATTTTAGATGATGAACCTGTGGATAATATTAATCAACCTTCTTTAGCTGCTGCTTTAACAGAAAGCTTGGAGTTAGAGCAAAAACTTCCCTTAAATTGTCTCACAACAACGAATTACGGCATTTGTGCCACTCTTAATGGCAAATTTGTCATAAAAGCCCCTGATTGGGCGTATATAGGGCAAATTTCGGTAGCCAGAGAAGCGGTTATCAGAAGCTACACCCCCCATCGCCAAGGGGAAATTCCGATGATTGTGATGGAATTTCTTTCTGATAAGGAAGGGATAGAATATTCGAGTAAGCGAACGTTTCCCCCTGGCAAATGGTTCTTTTATGAGCAAATTCTTCAAGTTCCTAACTATATCATCTTTGAACCTGATAATGGCACTCTAGAAGTTCATCGTTTGGATAATAGTAAGCTGTATGAGTTACAAAGTCCTAATGAGAATAACCGTTATTGGATTGAAGAAATTGGCTTATTTTTAGGGGTTTGGTCAGGAAAACGGGAAAATAGAGAGGGTTACTGGTTGCGATGGTGGAATCAAGAGGGAAATTTACTGTTATGGGGAACCGAACGGGTTCAACAGGAACAAGAAGCGAAGGAGTTAGCGCAACAACAGGCTATTCAAGCGCAACAACAAGCTATTCAAGCACAACAACAGGCTATTCAAGAACGAGAAGCGAAGGAAGCAGCTTTAAAACGTTTAGAAGAGTTAGAAAATCGACTACGAGAGGCTGGAATTGACCTAATTTGA
- a CDS encoding HAD family hydrolase produces MSPLKALIFDVDGTLAETERDGHRIAFNRAFLEAGLDWNWSENLYGKLLEIAGGKERIYHYIQQYNPNVKEDLENLIPQLHQAKTEHYLQLLSSGEIELRLGVKRLIKEAYHQGIKLAIATTSALPNALALLEKHLNPDWFEVIAAGDIVPNKKPSPDIYQYVLQQMNLQASDCLVFEDSYQGLQAAHQAKLKTIITLNNYTKYHDFSLATLVLEHLGEPDKPFTIIQGNVTNKTYFDVELAHSLVNNNGSTGLTMLN; encoded by the coding sequence ATGTCCCCATTAAAAGCTTTAATTTTTGATGTAGATGGAACTCTAGCGGAAACCGAAAGAGATGGTCATAGAATTGCGTTTAACCGTGCGTTTTTAGAAGCAGGTTTAGATTGGAATTGGTCAGAAAATCTCTATGGTAAATTATTAGAAATTGCTGGAGGAAAAGAAAGAATTTATCATTACATACAACAATATAATCCTAATGTCAAGGAAGATTTAGAGAACTTAATACCACAGCTTCATCAAGCAAAAACTGAACATTATCTTCAGTTATTATCATCAGGAGAAATTGAGTTAAGATTAGGGGTAAAACGCTTAATTAAAGAAGCCTATCACCAGGGTATAAAATTAGCGATCGCAACAACAAGTGCATTACCCAATGCTTTAGCTTTATTAGAAAAACACTTAAATCCTGACTGGTTTGAGGTTATAGCGGCGGGGGATATTGTTCCTAATAAAAAACCCTCACCTGATATTTATCAATATGTCTTACAACAGATGAATTTACAAGCTTCTGACTGTTTAGTATTTGAGGACTCTTATCAGGGTTTACAAGCAGCACATCAAGCTAAATTGAAAACAATAATTACTCTTAATAATTATACCAAATATCATGATTTTTCCCTAGCAACTTTAGTCTTAGAACATTTAGGAGAACCAGATAAACCATTTACTATTATTCAAGGAAATGTGACAAATAAAACTTATTTTGATGTAGAATTAGCTCATAGTTTGGTTAATAATAATGGTTCTACCGGACTTACTATGCTAAATTAA